The DNA window TGTAATCCGCGTTTGTGTCTTGCAGGAGTCAATGGAAGGTAAACAATAGTGTTCATGGTGGTGGCTTGCATGTGGCCTTCTGGGACCTTTTGCTTTAAGATGATTGATGATGATCGAGAAGGGATGAAAAGTCAAATCTCTTTGAATAATTACCaatccaaaaagaaagaaaaaaataatcaaaaggaaCGGGAGAAAGCTCATGAACTGAGTTACTCGTTTATTGGCTCATTCATTTAGATAGTGTTGGTGTGATTAGATCTTGAGTTGATATAATTAACCAAGTTCACTTGttagctcatcaagataggtaTGATGAGAATTCTATCAAAAGAAAAACCGAAACAAAAGATCTTGTTCCTAGTGGACAATACAGTGAAgagtatttaattaattacataactgacaataaataattaatctacAGTGAATCAACGACTCGTCAACAGTATTAATCACTCATAACAGCTCCCTAAAACGATGTCATCGTGCCATTTTATGATACGTGTTAAATTGTCTCCTAAATCTTGAAAGGATTAACATTCACTCGGTTGacgacaagaaaaaaaaattaaataaaatgaaatcagctgataaaaagaaatgaaaacaaggaTAGTTTCTTTTCCTCGGCTGTCTTCGAGGCTGTTCGGTCAGTGGTCTAAACGAACtttcatgaaattttatattttattttaaattaattctttaatatttttaaattattttgatatattagtattaaaaataaattttaaaaaaataaaaaaattattttgataaatttacaagaaaaacacttcaacaaattattattatacaaaacaCCCAATTGATACAGTAGAGTTTGAGCTGCAAAATAACAAGACACCTGTGAAAGAAATTTTAGTGACATTCGACAAGTGAAAACAAGGTTTTAGTCGCTTGACGATCTTGAACAGATTCAGATGTGGCCGAATGGTGCGGTGTATATTCAATTTCTGCTGCAAGTTGAGCCTTCAAATCAGCTATGGGCAGGGGTCTCATCGCAAGAAAACAATGTGCCAATGGTGTTATCAGTTGGGGGTCCCTTGCCAGTTTTACTTGGACGAACATGTAGAGTCTATTTTTATATGGTGGGCAGCCGCCCAGTCTATGAAATCTCCACTCTCATCTTATACTACAataattagatttattaattagcCCTCCATGGTCCATACATTGTGGTTACTAAAACCCAACAGTGCAATAATCGAGACTCTCCCCCATGGGAACCAGAGAGAAATCCACCTACTACGTATGCTTAGCTCAGACCTTCtgtcttaaaataaaattttagtttagtaATTTCAGGCAAAATTTCATTGAGTTTCAAGGCTTTCATGTCCGCACATAGCACCTCCCCTCATTTAACCatcttgattttctctctcttgtctCTCTTCTCCACGTACTTGCATCTCTCTGAGACCCACACATATTAATGTCCCTTTTCATATCTTTCTTTCTCAATAGTAACAAGCTGGCTATCTCTCTTCCTTAGCTCTCCTTGGTTTGAATTTTCGTTGGGTTTCGAGTTCATAAATTATGGTCGGTTCATTCTTGTTCTTATTCGATAACTAATTTGTATGTTTCTGTGCATTATATTCAAGATCTAAACAGGCCAGTTGGTTTGCCATTTCTGCTTAGCAAATCCATTTCATGGATCTCGTAAGAAAAAGCTATGGTTCTCAGTCTCTTCCACCATTGACAAGTCCAGTTGGTGGCTCGTCAATATTTGGACCTCGTACTCAATCTTCAGATACAAGTTTCCCAATTATTGCCATTGCCATAATAGGAATTTTGGCAACAGCTTTATTGCTAGTTAGCTACTACATCTTTGTCATTAAATGCTGTCTGAATTGGCACCGCATCGATCTTCTAGGGCGATTCTCCCTATCAAGAAATAGAAATCACGAAGACCCTTTGATGGCTTACTCTCCTTCTGCTATAGAGTCTCGTGGACTTGACGAGTCAGTGATAAGGTCAATCCCAGTTTTCAAGTTCAAGAAAGAAGGCGACAACGTTAGAAACTTTGGAGAAAGAAGCTTCTGTGAATGTGCAGTTTGCTTGAACGAGTTTCAAGAAGCTGAGAAACTACGAAGGATACCAAATTGCAGCCATGTTTTTCATATTGACTGCATTGATGTTTGGCTTCAAAGCAATGCTAATTGCCCACTTTGTAGAACAAGCATTTCGAGCACCACAAGATTCCCAATTGATCATATTATTGCTCCAAGCTCTACACCCCAAGATGCAAATCCTTACAGTGAAAGTGTCATGGGTGGAGATGAAGATTATGTTGTCATTGAGTTGAGTACTCACAACTCTACAGATCAAACCTTGCTTGCAGCACAGGAAAGATTGAATTCAGGAGAGTTATCAGCGCGCTCAATTAGTCCTTCGCCAAGGAAGATAGAGCAGGGAGTTGGCCACAAGAAAGCAAGGAATCTTAACAAGGTTACCAGCATGGGAGATGAATGTATTGATACAAGAGGCAAAGATGATCAATTCGGATTGATTCAACCCATCAGGAGGTCCTTTTCAATGGACTCGTCCGCAGATCGGCAGCTTTATTTATCAATTCAAGAGATAGTGCAGCAGAGCAGGCAAGTTACTGAGGTCAGCTCTGTTGAAGGTTGTAGTGGTAGAGCCAGAagagctttcttttcttttggtcaTGGTAGAGGATCCAGAAGCTCAGTCTTACCTGTTTATTTGGAACCGTAAAGCCAAAATATTTTCcattgattatttttccttgtattttgtttttcattataagGGTATAGggatt is part of the Populus alba chromosome 10, ASM523922v2, whole genome shotgun sequence genome and encodes:
- the LOC118048961 gene encoding RING-H2 finger protein ATL16, producing MDLVRKSYGSQSLPPLTSPVGGSSIFGPRTQSSDTSFPIIAIAIIGILATALLLVSYYIFVIKCCLNWHRIDLLGRFSLSRNRNHEDPLMAYSPSAIESRGLDESVIRSIPVFKFKKEGDNVRNFGERSFCECAVCLNEFQEAEKLRRIPNCSHVFHIDCIDVWLQSNANCPLCRTSISSTTRFPIDHIIAPSSTPQDANPYSESVMGGDEDYVVIELSTHNSTDQTLLAAQERLNSGELSARSISPSPRKIEQGVGHKKARNLNKVTSMGDECIDTRGKDDQFGLIQPIRRSFSMDSSADRQLYLSIQEIVQQSRQVTEVSSVEGCSGRARRAFFSFGHGRGSRSSVLPVYLEP